The archaeon genome includes the window ACGACACGTCGATTCAGCCGGGATGGGACGGGTACGTAGCCACTTTGGTCTTCGTCGGCGGCAGGGTGGATGCGACCTGGTATCCGCAGTACGGAGAGCACTTCATCAACGGGATTGGAGGGGTCGAAAACGATTATGCGAACGACAAGTCATGGACTCTCTGGACGTGGAACTCAGCGAAGGGGTGGCAGAGTTCGACCCTGGGGGCCGACCAGGTACAGCTCGCCAACGGGACGGTCTTCGCCTGGGCCTACTGCGGATACGATCCGAACACCTTCGTCCCTACGTGCTCTCGGCCGTGACGGACTAGCGCCTAGTGGTCTATCGCCCGTAGAAGAGCGAGGGAGCGCCTCTGAATCTGGTGCTCCTCGGGCCGTTGAGCCGGATGTGCCTGCGTCGAGTCATGGACGCTACATGGCAGGCTGGCGCAGTTGAAGATGGGAATCAAGGATTTCTGACCTTCTGCTCAACTGGCTGCGTGCTTAAGTGCCGAGTAGCGGCCGCGTCCATCGAGTTGGCGGGTCAGGAGGAGAGGATGAAAGCCCTGGTAGTCGCACTCGTCCTGGAGCGGCGCCCGGAGGAGGCCATCGAGGTCCTGAGCAAGTGGTACAAAGTGACCGTGCCCAGGCTCGGGGTCGGCGTGACCGAGGGGAAGACCAAGGGGATCGCTGCGGTATACTCGGGTAGAAGGAGGGAGATTCTCGCAGCCAACAGGGAGTACCTGTACGACCCGTTCGTGATAGTTCATGAGTTCTATCACCACCTTAGGACGATCGGCGGGACTCACAAGGGGACTGAGAGGCAGGCTGACCTATTTGCGAACGGCTTCATCGCGGCTTATAGGAGCGCGGCTGCCGAGTGGGCGTCAAAGACCGACGGCTGACCAGATGTCCTCGTCATCGTCGAGGTCTACGTAGCCACATCGCTCGCACCTGGTACCCCGGATCTTTGCAGTCCTTTCTCCAGAGCCCACGGTCCTCTCGTATTCGAGCATTTGCCCAGCGTGGCATCTGTCGCAGATCATCCCAGCCGTTCGGACTGGGGTGGTATTTTAGGGCGGGGCAAAGGTTTAGGGATGAAGCCTCGGATGTGGGGGCCGAGAAATGAAGATCGCGTTCAGCTCTCCTAGCGGCCCCGACGCGTGCATCTTCTGTAAGATTGTCTCGAGAAAAGAGGCCTCGCACATCATCTACGAGGACGAGAAGCACATCGCCTTCCTGGACGCGTTCCCCTTCTCAAGGGGACACACGCTCGTCTGTCCGAAGCAGCATGGAGAGACGATCTGGGACATGAACGAGGCGGAGATCGCCGAGCTCTTCAAAGTCGCGTCGAGGGTCTCGAGGGCGGTCGTCGCCTCGACCGGCGCGGACGGTTTCAGGTTCGTGCAGAACAACGGTGAGGCGGCCAATCAGGTGGTCGCGCACGTCCATGTGCACGTCATACCCGTCAAGATGGAGGACAAGGGGAAGTTCGCCGACCGGAGACGCTTCTCTCCTGAAGAGATGGGGGAGGCGGCCGAGGCCATACGAGCGGAGATGCCGAAGCGCTAGCTAACCTGTGACGAAGACTGAGATTGAAGTTATCGCGGTGCCGGTGTCAGAACCTGTGACTGCGTAGATCGTGTACACGCCTGCTCCGTAGTGCTGGATGAAGTCGTGAAGGGAGAAGGCGAGCGCGTCCTGGGTTGAGGTGAACTTCCAGGTGTCGGCATAGACTGTGATGCCTGACTGGAAGGAGGGACAGCCGAAGGAGCAGGGTTGGAGAACCCCGCCCGTCAGGGTGCCAGGGCCGTATTCGTGCGGGCCAGCGTTGAGCTGGGCGGGGGTCTCGGCCGTCGGGGGCGAGTCATAGGTGATGTAGACCGCCTTGGGCGCGGTGAAGGCTTGGAGGGTCGTCCCGGCGATTGAGACGTCGTATGTGCTGGAGACGGAAATCGTCAAAGCGATGTAGTAGTTTTCAAAGTCCTCGACGAAGTAGACCACCGTGCCGTCGTAGGCCACCCCTATGGAGACCCTGTTGTGCAAGGGGTTCAGGATGTTGATCCTGTGCCCGTTGTTGCAGCACTGAGAGTCGTTGTTCATCATCTGGTATTCGAGGGTCCGGATCGCTCCCTCTACCTCCGAAGTGGTGTAGAAGATCGGGCCGCTTGCCCGGTCGTAGGCTACGTTCTCCCCGACCGCCCCCTTGCCGCCGAGGAGCGAGTATCTCATGTAGGGAGAGTAGCCCTGAGTGTCGTAGTGGCTGAAGTATCCGTACCTGAGCATCGAGTTTGCGTGCTGCTGGGCCACGGGGTTGGGGCTTAGGGACACGGCCTGAAGGCCCGGCCTGTCCTGGTTGATCAGCGAGAGGGCGTAGGCGGCCAGCGTGTCGTAGTCCGGCGGGTAGGAGATCTTCGCCGACCCGTTCCCGATCAGGGGCGAGTAGATGGTGTAGTTCAGGGGAGGCCGTGCCGTGATCCCGAGGCCGCCGAAGATCGAGGACAGGAAAGAGGAGGCCGACTGTTCTGCCGACCTGAGGCCCGACTCGGCGTCGGGGGAGAGCGCTACGAAGGCGGCGACCAGGAGGACGACCACCAGGAGAAGGCCGAGGACGACTCCGGAGGCGCCCTGGCGCTTCGGCTCGGCAGGGACCACTGATGACGGGGAGGAGCGCCTCGCCTCGATGAGCATTGTAGAGACGCCGTCGGCCACGATATTAAGCGAATAGCGCGCGGCCGACGTTCAAACCCGTCGAACGGAGGGGCCCTATGCTGAGAGGTCTTCGGTTTCTCTGGCGGCAAGGACCTCGGCAGGTAACTCGGGGAAGCTGTCCCGCATCCTTTGCTCGGCGACCGCCGCTGCCTCCTCCATGACCTTCTGCGCATCTTCGTTGGCCACGTCGAAGTTCAGAGAGAGGCCGCCGGTGGTCCCGGCGTCGATCAGGACGCTGCTCAGGAGCCCGGATATCTCTCCGATCTCCTTGTCCGCTTCGGGGAGCGCGACCTGGAGACTCTCTTTCATGCTCCTGATCACCGACACGGCGGGGGCCAGGGTTGAGGCGATCTCGCCAAGGTCCGTGATCGTGCCGAGGCGCAGGGAGATCTGCTCAAGGGCGAGCTGGGCCTGAGTCACGACCTTGCCCATCTTGCGTACCTCGGTGAGCTCGTTCGCGTAGACCGCCGCGTGCGCGGTGTCGTGCTTTGCGAGAGAGGTGACGACTCCCCGGAATATGACGGAGTCGCGCTGTTTTATCCGGTTGACTGTGCTGTCGAGCTGCGAAATCAGGACGCGGATCTGCCGATTAGCCTGGTCGATCTGCGGCTTGAGAGGCGTGGGAGGGCGTACCGAGTCCTTGAGCCTGTCGATAATGCCCGGACCTTGTTCCTTCTTCTCCCACTTGTTTGCAAATCCCATGATGTCTCGTCGGATGCTCGAACTTCCTATATTTCGCGGGCTCAAAACCAGATGCCAGTTTGGGCAAAATATTTTGACGCGAGGTCTTGGAGGAGGTCTGGGCTTGAAGAATAGCAGGGACGGCGCTGTAAATTGAGGATAGCGGAGGGCATAGCGTACCTGACTGCCGCCGAGATGGCGGAGGTGGACAGGGAAGCTGTCGAGGAGTTCGGGATTGGAGTGCCCACGTTGATGCAAAGGGCTGGGGAGGGCGCGGCCGAGGTGGCGAAGTTGATGCTCGGAGGCGAGGTCCGGGGGCGCGCCGTCTCCGTTCTGGCGGGGAAGGGGAACAATGGAGGGGACGGGCTTGTGGTGGCCCGGGTTCTGAAAGGATGGGGCGCCGCGGTCGAGGTGATTCTTGGTGTGGGGAGGGCGTCCCTCAGGGAGGCGCCGTCGAAGCAGCTGGCACTGGCTGAGGGGGCCGGGGTCGAGGTCTTCGGGCAAGCTAGGGCCTTGGGGGAGCCTGACCTCATTGTGGACGCGCTTCTGGGGTACAATGCGAGGGGAGACCCGAGAGAAGCTGTCGCGAAGCTGGTCAGGGAGGCGGGCGCATCAGGGTCGAGGATTCTTGCGCTCGATGTTCCCTCGGGGTTAGACTCGACATCGGGAGGGCGCGGAGAGCCATGCGTGGTCGCAAGCGCGACCGCGACGTTCGGGCTGCCGAAGGTAGGGCTCCTCGAGGCGAAGGAGGCGGGCGTCGTGGGGGACCTCTACCTGGTCGACATCTCACTGCCAGAGGAGGCGTACAGGAGGGTCGGGATGAGAGGTTCTCCGTTCGATGGGAAGCGGCTCCTAAGACTCTGGTAGGCCGGCCCGATACAACGCTTTTCAACTCAACGGCCAGCGGAGAGGCATGAAGTCGGCGGAGGAGGACATGGGATGTCCGAAGTGCCATCGCTTTGAGCTCAGGGAGCATCCGGAGGGAGTCAGGTGCAGGTTCTGCGGCTACGCTTTGACTCCGGGAGAAGCGGACAAGTTCAGGCTCTTCAGGCTCCTCAAGGAAGAGTCAAAGAGAAACTGAGGCGGTCAGGGTGCGGACTGCGGCGGGTTGAAGACGAAGACGCACCATACCCTGCCTGCCCTCGACTCGAAGACCGGCGCGAACCCTTTCTGGCTCAGGAGCGAGAGCACCTTCTCTACTGGATGGACGTAGAACCTGAACCCGCGGCGCCTGAGGAAGATCTTCTGCAGGGGTAGGAAGACCTTGAGAACTCTTGTGAGGATGCGGCGATCGTCGGGGATCGAAATCGCGTAGAACCGGGAGGCGGCGGCGCTGGAGTTCTCGATGAGCCCTTGGACGTCAGGGTAGCAACAGAGAACCGTGTCGAGCACCACGAAGTCTGACCGTTCGAGGGATAGCAGGGCCCCGTCTCCGTGAACAAACTGGGCTGATCCCGAGTGGCCTGCGTCTTGGACAAGCGAGCGCGCGGTGCGTACCATCGCCGAAGAGAGGTCGACCCCCTTTGCCTTGGAGGCCCCTGCCTTGAGGAATTCGAGAGTTAGCGCGCCAACACCGCAACCTAGCTCCAGAGTACTGGAACCGGCGAGGCCTCGCTCCCTGAGCGCAGCCAAAATGGTCTTGGAGGTCGACCCCAGGCCCCTCCTCCGATAGTCCTCGAGCATCCTCTCGCTCTCTTCGTCGAAGCAGCAGGTGATTCCGCTGGTGTCTGTCGCCACCTAGGAGGCGACTCGGATGAGTGAGTTAACAGTTCTCGTCATTGGGAGGGCGTTTATCTTGGGTTATCCGGCAGGTGCCGTTCGTGTCCGCAAGAGTGAGCCCGGTCTCGAAGGTGTCCTCGGTCTTGATAGTCGCGGTGGGAATATTCATGGTCATCGCAGGTTTGGTTGGGGGCACGGAGGCGAACACGATCGCGGGACTGGCTTTCGTAACACTGGGAGTTGTCCTGTATGTCCTGCTCTACAGACTCGGGAGAAGGCGGGACGCTAAGAGCTAGGCGGTTGGCTGCGCTGGCGGCTGCGAAACCGCCTTGAACCGGGCAGATAGGTTCCTGTTCCAGAGGCGGACTGCGAGAAGCCCTCCGATGGCGCCGCTGATGACACCGACGACTACTATGGTTCCGTAGATTGCCGGGTCGTTGGGAAGGATTGGAGTCACGTATACTGTCGCGTAGTACGCCACCGGGCCCACGATGGTGCTCGAGATCGTCATTGCGATCGCGGCACGCTTGGAGCTGACCGCCTCGCCGGACCTGACCTTGAGGCCCGAGCAGAGGGCGTCCGTTAGCGCCCCATAGAGGACTGCCAGGGCGAAGGGATAGAACGAGTACTGTGGCTCTAGGATGTTGATCAGAAGGCCTGCGACCGCGGCGGTAAGGGTCGCGCCTCCGACCCCAAGGAGGATGAAACTCAGCGCGAGGAGCGTCGCCTCCACGACGATGAGGAGGTCCCCGGTTGGAGGGGGCAGGATCGGCCCCTTGACGATCGCGATTATCACGCCGAACAGCGAAGCGGTTGCAATCTTCCTGGAGTCTGCCAACTTGGAGGGGTTTTCTAGGTCAATATTTAACGCTAGTTATACGACTAACCGCCGAGTGCGAGGCCTGCCGAGGCTGTTACGTGGCCCGAATCAAGCCCGGGCTGCAGGGAAGAGAAGTTCCCAGGTCTAGTCGCAAACTTTCATAACGTCCACAGTTGCCGCGGGCACATGCGCCGGTACGATGCGGTCGTGATCGGGTGCGGCGTCATGGGGTCGGCGGTCAGCTACAACCTCGCCTCCAGAGGTATCAAGACGGTGACCTTGGACAGGTATCCGCTGAATCATGAGATGGGCTCTTCTCACGGGAAGACCAGGATAATCAGGCTCGCCTACTACGAGGACGAGAGGTACGTCCCCCTGCTGAGGAGGGCCTTTGACGCGTGGGCCGAGGTCCAAGAGAAGTCCGGCAGGCGCCTGATGGAGATGACCGGAGGGCTGATGGCCGGGAGGGAGGAAGGGGAGCTGGTTTCTGGCGTCTTGAAGACGGCCAGGGCCCACGGACTGGAGCACGAAGTCCTCTCCACCAAGGAGGCGGAGTCGAGGTTCCCTGCGATCAAGCTCTCGGAGGAGTTGAAGGCGGTCTACGAGGAGAGCGCCGGGATCCTCTACACCGAGGAGTGCCTCGAGGCCTTCACTGGGCTGGCGGCGGACGCGGGCTGCGACTTCGAGCATCTGGCCGAAGTGACGGGCTGGAAGCCCACGCCAGAAGGGGTAGAGGTGGAGGCCTCTGGAGAGACATTCCTCGCTCAGAGGGTCGTTTCGTGCGCGGGACCGTGGACAAGCGAACTCTTCCCGGGGGCGGTCCCGCTGAAGGTGGAGAGGCAAGTCCCCATATGGTTCTCATCGAAGAAGCAGGGCATCTTCTCGCCGGAGTCGATGCCGGTCTTCATCATGGAAGAGGAGGCAGGGAAGTTCTTCTATGGACTACCCGAGGTCGGGCACGGAGTCAAAGCAGCGAGGACGCACGCTGGAGCTATTGTGAACCCAGACTCGGTGAGCAGGACAGTTACCAAGGATGACATCGCCCCCGTCGAGGCGTTCGTAGGAAGGAGGTTGCCCAAGCTCGGGAGGAAGCCGATCGACTCTACTGTCTGCCTTTACACCAACACCCCGGACCTGAACTTCGCCATAGGACCGCACCCCGAGGAGGGGAAGGTCGTAGTCGTCAGCGCGTGCTCGGGGCACGGGTTCAAGTTCGCAAGTGTCCTTGGAGAGGTGGTCGCGGACATGGTCGAAGGGAAGAAGACCCAGGTAGACGTGTCGTGGCTGAGTCTCAGCCGGTTTAGGGCCGTTCACGCCTAGGCACATCTTTGGTTCGTCCGAGTCTGTAGTGCTTCCTCGCTTCCTCGGACGAGACGAGCCCGGCTTGGATGTCTCCCGACACTTCGAGCGTCCCCCTCTTGTCTGGATCCCCGAATCCCCCTCCGCCAGCCGTCCTGACTTCGACCTCGTCTCCGGGCCTGAGGGCGAGAGTTACCTTGACGGGGACCTTCTCCTTCGAGCCGCGGCGAGATACGAAGAGCTCGGTGACTCTTCCCGGGAGCCCGCCCTCAAGGCCCCATGGAGGGTGGGTCCCCCTGTCTGCGAGCGCAGTGAAGGTCGTGCCGGCGAGCATCCTGTAACCACGAACAATCCCAGACCCACCCCGGTGCGCACCGGGGCCTGAACTGTCGGGCCTGAACTCGTACTTGGTCATCAACACCGGGAAGGAGCGCTCGAGCTCCTCGATCGGGGTGTTGAGGGTGTTCGTCATGTTGCACTGGATTCCGTCGATGCCGTCGGCGCGTCGACTCCCTCCGAGCCCGACCCCGATCGTCTCGTAGAAGGCCCACTGGCGGCCGCGCCATCGCCCTCCGACCATGACGTTGTTCATTGACCCTCCTGCCGCAGCGGGAACCCGGCCTGGGGCGGCTTTGGCTAGGGCGCGGAAGACCACGTCGGCGTTGCGCTGGCTCGTCTCGACGTTGCCACCGCCGACCGGATGGGGGGAGGTGGGGTTGAGGATCGACCCGACGGGCGCTCTGACCTCCACTGGGGCGAAGGCCCCGTGGTTGGCAGGTATGTCGTCCCCTAGCAGACATCGGAGGACGAAGTACGCGCCTGAGATGGTGACCCCGAAGACAGCGTTGAGGGGGTAGTCGACCTGCTTGTGGGAGCCCGAGTAGTCCACGAGCACGCCAGAGCCGCTGATGACCACCTTCGCCTTGAGGACGAGGTCCGAGCCGTCAGGGGCCTCGAGATAGTCGGAGGCGGAGTAGGTACCTTCTCCAAAGCGTGCGAGCCTCTTCCTGGTTAGGGCTTCAGAGCTCCTGAAAGCCGTTCGCGCCGCGGCGCGGAAGTCATCTAGCCCATACTTCGATACGAGCGAGAGGACCCTCTTCTCTCCTGTGGAGTTGGCTGCCGCCTGGGCTCGGAGATCGCCCTTCCTCTCGCGCGGCGTTCTGGAGCCGGAGGCGACGCGGGTGACAGTGGATTCTACGAAGCGGCGCCCTCTGCGAAGGTAGCACGGCTCGAGGACCAGGCCTTCCTCCTGAAGGGTCCGCGCGTCCGTCGAGATGCTTCCCGGAACCTTCCCACCGACGTCAGAGTGGTGGGCCTTGTTGACCGCGAAGCCGACGAGCTGGGCGCCGTGGTGGATGGGAGCCATGACAGTGATGTCGTTGAGGTGCGTCCCAGTGATGTACGGGTTGTTGGACACGAGCATGGAGCCAGGCTCGAAGTCCAGGCCAGAGCGTTCGCAAGCGCCGATGAGTTTCGAGAGGCCCCACGGAAGGGAGCCGAGGTGCACCGGGATGTGCTCCGCCTGCGCCAGGAGCCTTCCTCGCTCGTCGAAGACTGCGGCCGAGTGGTCCATCCTCTCCTTGATGTTCGGCGAGTAGGAAGCGTCCCTGAGTGCAAGTCCCATCTCTTCGCTCGAGTAGCGTAGCGCCTCGTTGATCAGCTTCAGAGTCACTGCGTCGCGCTTCATCTCTCGAGCCTCGTCCCATACTCTTCGGCGCGCCACCTCCAGCCCGGATTGACTACTAGTGTCGAGTCGTACTCCTCGATGATGCAGGGCCCTCTGCCCCTTCTGCCCGACTGGATTGTCTCCCTGGTCAGCACAGGAACAGCCTGATGCTCTCCACCAATCCATGCGCGGCGACGCGATGGGTGCCCAGGCCGCCCCCTCGTCTGTTGCGTGGGGATAGGATGGGCCGAAAGCCTGACCGATGCCCTCACGTGGAGGTTGACCACTTCGACCACGTCTCTTGTCGAGTAGTCATAGAGCTGGCGGTGCCTAGAGCTAAAGTCCTTCCTGAAGGCGTTGTCGCCCCGGAATTTCAGGAGAAGTTCGTGGGACTGTCCTTCGTATCTTGCCTCTGCGTACCTCAGCAAAGAGAACTCGGGGAATCCTTCCTTCTTCATTGCGGCCCTGACCTTCATTTCAAGTGCTGCGAACTGGGGTTGGAGGGCGCCTGTTCGGGCGGATGCGGAGAAGGTCCTTGTCAGGTCTCCGGAGAGCAGACCGTGCGCGGAAAAGAGTCCCGCATGGGCGGGGACCACTATGGCCCTGATGCCCAGCTCTTCAGCCAGGTCGCAGGCGTGCGCTGGGCCCGCTCCGCCGAAGGCGAAGAGGACGAAGTCCCTAGGGTCCCTGCCTCTTTCGACGCTGACCATCGAAATCGCCCTAGCCATGTCCGCGTTGACCAGCCTGAGTGCCCCAATCGCGACATCCTCGGCGGCCGTCCCGAGAGTCTTGCAGAGCTGGCTGAGGGCCCTCTCGGCCAAGTCGAACCTGATCGGCATCGACCCGCTCAAGAGTGAGACCGGGTTGAGCCTCCCGAGCAGGACGTTCGCGTCGGTGATGGTTGGTTCAGCGCCGCCTCTTCCGTAGCAGGCAGGGCCCGGCTGGGAACCCGCGCTGCGCGGCCCCACCGAGAGCTGTCCGGACTCGTCAGCCCAGAGGACCGTTCCTCCGCCGGCGCTGACCTCCGCGAGGTCGATGAAGGGTCCCCTCACCGAGTAACCGCTGCCCCTGATTGACCTCCCGCTGTGTGAGCGTCCCGCCGCTTCGAACTCCCGGGCGACCTCAGCCTCGCCGCCCACTATGGCCCCGGCTTTGGCGGTCGTGCCGCCCATGTCGAAGGTCAGGACGTTGGGCTCGGAGAGGTGCCGGGCGAGCTGTTTGCAGGCGACCACGCCGGCAGCGGGGCCGCTCTCGATTCCGTGGACGGGCATCGAAGAGGCGAGATTTGGAGTGGTCGCGCCGCCGTCTGAGTTCATCAGGTAGAGCGGAGCGGTGACCTTTGCCCGCCTCAGCGAAGTGGCGAGTTTCTGAATGTAGGACTCCATGAGGGGGGCGAGGACCGCGTTGACTGTGGTGGTGCTGGTCCGTTCGAATTCCCGGTACCCGTTGTCGACTTCGCTGGAGATGCTGACGTGGCCTGCGAATCCGGATGTTCGGAGGGCCTGCTTCATCCTGAGCTCGTGCGAGGAGTTGGCATAGGAGTTCAGGAAGCATATCGCTACCGAGCCGTATCGCCCTCTCGTAATCGACCTTGAGACTGAGCTGGCCAGGCGAGGGTCGAGCGGGAGGAGCTCCCTGCCGTCGGCACTTATCCTCCCGGGAACTGTGTACCTGTCGCTCCTACGGATCAGTGGGGGCGGGCGCCTCGTGTCCAGATTGTACAGCTCAGGGCGCCGCTGTCTGCCGATCTCCAGGATGTCCCTGAAGCCTTCGTTGGTGATGAGCGCAGCGCGCCCGAGTCTCGTCTTGGTGAGGAGGGCGTTGGTCGCGAGGGTGGTGGCGTGGGAGATCAGAGCGAGCTCTGACGGTCTGGGATTGAGTCTCAGGACACCTCGCACTATGGAGGCGGGCGGGCTCACTGCGGTGGGGAACTTCAGGACTGAGAGGAGGCCGCTACGGGAGTCGAAAGAGACTATGTCGGTGAAGGTCCCGCCGACGTCGACCCCCACGGAGACCGGGGAGGAGTTGCCCACGCGGGACGGCAAGAGTCCCCGAGCGTAATTAACAGTTGGTCGGCTGCTGTGGTTGGTTTATACCCACAGGCTATGGACGGAACGGGAGGCAATGCTGGAGGACTTTCGGGGGATACCATGGGAGGCTCGGTTCCTCATCTACCTCAGCTTCCTGCCGGGGATCTCGCTCGGCTTCATCTACACGGACCTTTCCTACTTTCTTCCGAATCTCGCTCTCTCCTACCTGCCTCACGACTCGGCCTTCTTCTGGATGGGCATAGTCGTGGGGACGATGGCGGCCACGCTCGTGGTCAGCAGCGTCCCACTGGGGATCGTCGCGGACAGGTATGGACGGAGGAGGCTCCTGGTCCTGGGCAACCTCTTGGCCGGCGTGAGCCTGATGGGGTTCGCCCTTACCACTTCGATCCCGCTGCTTCTCGCCGCGGCCGTCCTCGAAGGGGTCGGGGAGGCGGCATTCGCGGTCTCCTTTGGGGCCCTGGTCGCCGACCGCGCGGGCGACGCAAAGAGGACCTCAGCCTTCGCCCTCGTCGCGTTCCTGGGCTGGACCTCGGGGGCCATCGGTGCGCTCTCGATATCATCGGTCGCCGCGATTCAGGTCCTAGGGTTCGACGAGAGGCAGGCTCACGTGGCCCTGTACGTAGTGGTCGCGCTCCTCGGCCTCTCGGTGACGCCCCTGATGTTCAAGGTCCACGAGGGGAAGGTCGCCCCCGCAGAACCGAGGAAGGGATTCTTCCCGAAGAAGTCGAAGGATGTGCTCGTCAGGTTCAGCTTCTATAGCGTGACGCTCGCGCTGGGAGCGGGCCTCTTCGTCCCCCTGATGACCGCGTGGTTCCACGCTGCCTATGGGGTCACCGACGTGGTGAGCGGGCCGGTCCTTGCAGGGTCTGCGGTCCTGACCTCGGCGGCGATCCTCCTAGCACCCAGGTTCGCGAGGCGCATTGGGATGGTGAAAGCGATAGTGGCGTCGCAGGCGCTGGCCACTGCCTTCATGCTTCTGGTCCCGTCGTCCCCCACCTTCGCGATCGCGGGGGCCGTCTACTCGATCAGGGTCTTCCTCATGAACCTCTCGAACCCCCTCGGGCAGTCGCTGTTGATGGGCCTGGTCTCGCCGGACGAGCGGGGAGCTGCCTCCGGGGTCGCCGCCTCTCTCTGGAGGCTCCCCAACGCCCTCAGCAGCTTCGTGGGGGCAGCGCTGATTGGGGCCGGGCTCGTGGCCCTGCCGTTCTACATTGCGACTGTCCTCTACGTGGTCGCGATTTCGTTGTTCTGGTTCATGTTCAAGAATGCCAAGCTTCCCGAGGAGTCGATGCGGAGCGCTCAGGTCTTGGCCCAGTCGTCGAGCCTCGAAGGCCCGGAAGAGCCCCGCTGAATCCCGGAGACCCTTACGCCGATTAGGCGCACCGGCCGTGACGTCTTCTCGAACTCGTCCAAGAGGCGCCCTACGACCTCCTGAAGTGCGTCCTCTCCGTCGGTGTTGCTCACCAGAGTCTTCTCCCTGGTGTGGGTTTCGAAGCCCTTGAACCTGATCTTGATCCCTCCGACCCTGTAGGTCAGCCCGGAGGAGCGGACCCTCCGGATCAGCTCCGACGAGGCGTCCGAGGCGGCCTGCCTTACCGTCTTGAAGTCCGCGGTGTCCTCCTTGAAGGTCCTCTCCACGCTCAAAGATTTGGGGGTCTCCTGCTGGCGGACCTCCGTCCTTTCCTCGCCCTGGACGACCCCCCAGAGCCAGACGCCGTTCTTGCCGAACCATTCCAGGAGCTGCCGTCCCCCCACCTCCTGGAGCTGGCCGATCCTTTCGATCCCCTTGCTCCTGAGAAACTCGCTGGTCTTGCTGCCTATCCCGGGGACGACGCGAGCGTCGAGGGGGGCGAGGTAGCCACGGACGTCGTCGAAAGGTACCACCGTCAGGCCGTCGGGCTTGTTCCTGTCGGAGGCGATCTTGGCTGCGGACTTGTTTGGTGCGACCCCGATGGAACAGGTAAGGCCGTTCCTCTCTTTGACCGCCTTCTTCACTTCAAGGGCGAGGGCCTTCGCAGCCGATTGGCCTGGGGCCCTTTGTGAGACGTCCAGGAAAGCCTCGTCGATGCTCGACTGCTCGAAGGCGTCGGCGAAGGTCTTGAGGGTCTTCATCACTTCGTCCGAGACGCGCTCGTAGAGGCCCCAATCCGGAGGCAGGTACTTCGCCTGCGGACAGAGGCGGTATGCCTGGGAGATTGGCATCCCGGAGCGAAGGCCGAACTTCCGTGCTTCGTAGGAACAGGCGACGACTACCCCGCGGCCCTTTCCGCTCTCCGGGTCCGCGCCCACGACGACCGGAAGGCCCTTCAGCTCGGGGTGTTCGCGGACCTCGGCCGAGACGTAGAATGCGTCGAGGTCGACGTGGAGGACGGCCCTGCGCGCTGGCATTGTTCAGCTACGACCCGAAGAGAGTCTGCTGCTCGGACCCCAGGGGCTTCCACTCGAGTTCTATCAGCCCGAGGAGCCTGCGGAACTCGTTGGCGGATTCGGGGCTGAACCCGGCGAAGTGGTTGTTGAAGAAGACGTAGCCCGACTCGAACTTTCCTGCGTTCTCTTTCACCGATTCGGCCCAGCGCTTCATGTCTTCTCCCCGGTCCTTCTGGGTGCCGGAGAACTCGGTGATTTCTCTGTCCCCGACCATCCTCACGTAAGCGAAGTCGGCCGTGACCTCGGGCGGGGTCTCCAGATACTGGTTGAGTGACCAGATC containing:
- the dinB gene encoding DNA polymerase IV: MPARRAVLHVDLDAFYVSAEVREHPELKGLPVVVGADPESGKGRGVVVACSYEARKFGLRSGMPISQAYRLCPQAKYLPPDWGLYERVSDEVMKTLKTFADAFEQSSIDEAFLDVSQRAPGQSAAKALALEVKKAVKERNGLTCSIGVAPNKSAAKIASDRNKPDGLTVVPFDDVRGYLAPLDARVVPGIGSKTSEFLRSKGIERIGQLQEVGGRQLLEWFGKNGVWLWGVVQGEERTEVRQQETPKSLSVERTFKEDTADFKTVRQAASDASSELIRRVRSSGLTYRVGGIKIRFKGFETHTREKTLVSNTDGEDALQEVVGRLLDEFEKTSRPVRLIGVRVSGIQRGSSGPSRLDDWAKT
- a CDS encoding hydantoinase/oxoprolinase family protein, which gives rise to MPSRVGNSSPVSVGVDVGGTFTDIVSFDSRSGLLSVLKFPTAVSPPASIVRGVLRLNPRPSELALISHATTLATNALLTKTRLGRAALITNEGFRDILEIGRQRRPELYNLDTRRPPPLIRRSDRYTVPGRISADGRELLPLDPRLASSVSRSITRGRYGSVAICFLNSYANSSHELRMKQALRTSGFAGHVSISSEVDNGYREFERTSTTTVNAVLAPLMESYIQKLATSLRRAKVTAPLYLMNSDGGATTPNLASSMPVHGIESGPAAGVVACKQLARHLSEPNVLTFDMGGTTAKAGAIVGGEAEVAREFEAAGRSHSGRSIRGSGYSVRGPFIDLAEVSAGGGTVLWADESGQLSVGPRSAGSQPGPACYGRGGAEPTITDANVLLGRLNPVSLLSGSMPIRFDLAERALSQLCKTLGTAAEDVAIGALRLVNADMARAISMVSVERGRDPRDFVLFAFGGAGPAHACDLAEELGIRAIVVPAHAGLFSAHGLLSGDLTRTFSASARTGALQPQFAALEMKVRAAMKKEGFPEFSLLRYAEARYEGQSHELLLKFRGDNAFRKDFSSRHRQLYDYSTRDVVEVVNLHVRASVRLSAHPIPTQQTRGRPGHPSRRRAWIGGEHQAVPVLTRETIQSGRRGRGPCIIEEYDSTLVVNPGWRWRAEEYGTRLER
- a CDS encoding MFS transporter is translated as MLEDFRGIPWEARFLIYLSFLPGISLGFIYTDLSYFLPNLALSYLPHDSAFFWMGIVVGTMAATLVVSSVPLGIVADRYGRRRLLVLGNLLAGVSLMGFALTTSIPLLLAAAVLEGVGEAAFAVSFGALVADRAGDAKRTSAFALVAFLGWTSGAIGALSISSVAAIQVLGFDERQAHVALYVVVALLGLSVTPLMFKVHEGKVAPAEPRKGFFPKKSKDVLVRFSFYSVTLALGAGLFVPLMTAWFHAAYGVTDVVSGPVLAGSAVLTSAAILLAPRFARRIGMVKAIVASQALATAFMLLVPSSPTFAIAGAVYSIRVFLMNLSNPLGQSLLMGLVSPDERGAASGVAASLWRLPNALSSFVGAALIGAGLVALPFYIATVLYVVAISLFWFMFKNAKLPEESMRSAQVLAQSSSLEGPEEPR